A stretch of the Dehalococcoidia bacterium genome encodes the following:
- a CDS encoding NAD(P)/FAD-dependent oxidoreductase encodes MDDRADAVIVGGSVAGAATAAFLARRGRRVVVLERARFPRDKPCGEGIMPHGVDVLAELGLARALREAGAREVHGVRYTLPDGRSASASFSKRIGGSQVALGLRRLALDELLARQVAALPGVDFVQGVRVCGLRRAPDAVVALGDGGQTWRGRVLVGADGLHSRVRAWLGWDGGRRRPRRYGVVGHFRLRAGELPPLIDVLIAPGLEAYLTPLDRGDALVALLGGESLMRRFAGRLHDAFAAIVAEQPVLGARLRGAELLPGVRATGPFAARARRVAGSRALLVGDAAGFLDPITGEGMASALVQARAAAGVIDRALRRGERPNLSEFSDLHRSITRQGAVLTWLALALCASPALSSRAMCGLQRRPGLFGRLLAINSSRAALSSLTPRDWLALLTGI; translated from the coding sequence ATGGACGATCGAGCGGACGCCGTGATCGTCGGCGGCAGCGTGGCCGGGGCGGCGACGGCAGCGTTTCTTGCCCGACGCGGCCGGCGGGTGGTCGTGCTCGAGCGTGCCCGCTTCCCACGCGACAAGCCATGCGGCGAAGGGATTATGCCGCACGGCGTGGACGTGCTGGCCGAGCTTGGCCTGGCGCGAGCGCTGCGGGAAGCCGGCGCTCGCGAGGTACATGGCGTGCGCTACACGCTGCCGGACGGGCGCAGCGCGTCGGCCAGTTTCTCGAAGCGGATCGGCGGCTCGCAGGTCGCGCTGGGCCTGCGGCGCCTGGCGCTCGACGAACTGCTGGCGCGGCAGGTTGCGGCCTTGCCTGGCGTTGACTTCGTTCAGGGTGTGCGCGTGTGCGGCCTGCGCCGTGCGCCCGACGCGGTCGTCGCGCTCGGGGACGGCGGGCAGACCTGGCGCGGCCGCGTGCTGGTTGGAGCGGATGGCCTGCATTCGCGCGTACGCGCCTGGCTGGGTTGGGATGGCGGCCGGCGCCGACCACGCCGCTACGGCGTCGTCGGCCATTTCCGCCTGCGCGCCGGCGAGCTGCCGCCGCTGATCGACGTGCTGATCGCGCCTGGCCTTGAGGCCTACCTGACGCCGCTAGACCGCGGTGACGCGCTGGTCGCGCTGCTCGGTGGAGAGTCGTTGATGCGGCGCTTCGCCGGCAGACTGCACGACGCGTTTGCCGCAATCGTGGCCGAACAGCCGGTGCTGGGCGCACGGCTACGCGGCGCCGAGCTGTTGCCCGGCGTGCGGGCGACGGGGCCGTTTGCAGCCCGCGCGCGCCGCGTGGCCGGCAGCCGCGCCCTGTTGGTTGGCGACGCCGCCGGCTTTCTGGACCCGATCACGGGCGAGGGGATGGCCTCGGCGCTGGTGCAGGCACGGGCGGCCGCGGGCGTGATCGACCGCGCCCTGCGCCGCGGCGAGCGTCCGAATCTCAGCGAATTCAGCGACCTGCACCGCTCAATTACGCGCCAGGGCGCCGTCCTCACCTGGCTGGCGCTGGCGCTCTGCGCCTCGCCGGCGCTCAGCAGCCGGGCAATGTGCGGGCTGCAAAGACGGCCGGGGCTGTTCGGCAGACTTCTGGCGATCAACTCGTCTCGCGCCGCATTGAGCAGCCTGACGCCGCGCGACTGGCTGGCGCTGCTGACCGGCATTTGA